A single window of Sander lucioperca isolate FBNREF2018 chromosome 22, SLUC_FBN_1.2, whole genome shotgun sequence DNA harbors:
- the ndr2 gene encoding nodal-related 2 translates to MRSLGALTVALHASLLVLLAQGIQMTSDGVYMRPLQRFPVVDRSTGYHLPTYMMHLYRNFKSNFSRPLDTMEQDAAKQADTVKSVMAKSLTYRERRWIATFDLHALLADKQIQAAELRIRPPQTLSASNISLEVYHQHGEACQSHKSCQERQLVGLLTESSLVTSSQSWKVFNMTKPLLGWLSRKSATANIPHKRVSRRRRLVKTKRGLSLPDQPVFVASPRREQDVSDRALLVVFSQTGSDENSKVKASLLHTAEQSKFLSPAEIKRARWPKRRRSKRGQAEQTVRSLEVSKRGSEKSLCRRVDLHVDFNQIGWGSWIIFPKRYNAYRCEGPCPGPLGEDLNPTNHAYMQSLLKHYHPDRVASPCCAPTKMSPLSMLYYENGEMLLRHHEDMIVDECGCQ, encoded by the exons ATGCGTTCATTGGGAGCTCTGACTGTTGCGCTGCACGCATCTCTGCTGGTGCTGCTGGCTCAGGGGATTCAAATGACCAGTGATGGAGTTTATATGAGGCCGTTGCAGCGTTTCCCCGTGGTGGACCGATCAACCGGATACCACCTGCCAACCTACATGATGCATCTCTACAGGAATTTCAAATCCAACTTTTCCAGGCCTTTGGATACTATGGAGCAAGATGCCGCAAAGCAAGCAGACACCGTGAAGAGCGTGATGGCTAAAA GTTTGACGTACAGAGAGAGGCGCTGGATTGCGACCTTTGACCTCCATGCCCTGCTGGCTGACAAACAGATCCAGGCGGCAGAGCTAAGAATCAGGCCTCCTCAGACACTGAGTGCTTCCAACATCTCTTTGGAGGTCTATCACCAGCATGGTGAGGCGTGCCAATCGCACAAGAGCTGCCAGGAACGGCAGCTGGTGGGGCTGCTCACTGAATCATCACTGGTCACTTCATCACAGAGCTGGAAAGTGTTCAACATGACAAAACCTCTCTTGGGCTGGCTCAGTCGAAAATCAGCGACAGCGAATATTCCCCACAAAAGAGTGTCGAGAAGAAGGAGATTGGTAAAGACAAAGAGAGGCCTGTCACTTCCTGATCAGCCGGTCTTTGTGGCGAGTCCAAGAAGAGAGCAGGACGTGAGTGACCGGGCCTTGTTGGTCGTCTTCTCACAAACTGGCTCTGATGAAAACTCAAAGGTCAAAGCGAGCTTACTCCACACAGCTGAACAATCCAAGTTCTTGTCCCCTGCTGAAATCAAAAGGGCCCGCTGGCCAAAGAGGCGCAGGAGCAAACGGGGCCAGGCGGAACAAACTGTGAGAAGCCTGGAGGTGTCCAAAAGAGGGAGTGAAAAATCTCTCTGTCGCAGAGTTGACCTGCATGTAGACTTTAATCAAATTGGCTGGGGGTCCTGGATCATCTTTCCTAAAAGATATAATGCCTACCGCTGTGAGGGTCCCTGCCCTGGTCCCCTGGGAGAAGACCTCAATCCAACCAATCATGCTTACATGCAG AGTTTACTGAAACATTATCACCCTGACCGAGTGGCATCGCCCTGCTGTGCCCCAACCAAAATGAGCCCATTAAGCATGCTGTACTACGAGAACGGAGAAATGCTCCTTCGACATCACGAAGACATGATTGTGGATGAATGTGGCTGTCAGTGA
- the lrrc20 gene encoding leucine-rich repeat-containing protein 20, which produces MGEAVANVARRVNATVEEEKDTLDLSNCKLISFPDGVFRVLKGVSENIRVITMADNEMKAISSKFFSTFTQLRELDLRGNVLTKLPDAVGEMEHLTCINLANNSFSIFPEKLTEIATLERINLEGNSITEIPVEKLSDMPTLKWLNVKSNPLDSNTQSALQSLSNILSTTES; this is translated from the exons ATGGGCGAGGCGGTCGCAAATGTGGCCCGGAGGGTTAATGCAACTGTGGAGGAGGAAAAGGATACATTGG ACCTGTCAAACTGCAAGCTCATTTCCTTCCcagacggtgtgttcagggtccTGAAGGGTGTTTCAGAGAACATCCGCGTTATCACAATGGCTGACAATGAGATGAAGGCCATTTCCAGCAAGTTCTTTTCGACCTTCACACAGCTGAGAG AACTGGACCTGCGAGGAAATGTTCTCACCAAACTGCCTGATGCCGTGGGAGAAATGGAACATTTGACCTGCATTAATCTGGCTAATAACAGCTTCTCCATCTTCCCTGAAAAACTTACTGAAATAGCCACATTGGAAAGGATTAACCTGGAGGGAAATAGCATCACCG AAATACCAGTGGAGAAGCTGTCCGACATGCCAACACTGAAGTGGCTGAATGTGAAGTCAAACCCTTTGGACTCAAACACTCAGTCCGCTCTGCAATCTCTCTCCAACATTTTGTCAACAACCGAGTCCTAA